One genomic segment of Mycolicibacterium chubuense NBB4 includes these proteins:
- the sufC gene encoding Fe-S cluster assembly ATPase SufC, with protein sequence MTTLEIKDLHVSVNTAEGEEIPILKGVDLTVKSGETHAVMGPNGSGKSTLSYAIAGHPKYTVTSGTITLDGQDVLAMSIDERARAGLFLAMQYPVEVPGVSMSNFLRTAATAVRGEAPKLRHWVKEVKGAMSDLGIDPSFGERSVNEGFSGGEKKRHEILQLGLLKPKIAILDETDSGLDVDALRVVSEGVNRYKETENGGVLLITHYTRILRYIKPQFVHVFVGGRIITSGGPELADELEENGYERFSPASGRDPHQAAAAGA encoded by the coding sequence ATGACCACTCTGGAAATCAAGGACCTGCACGTCTCGGTGAACACCGCCGAGGGCGAGGAGATCCCGATCCTCAAAGGCGTCGACCTCACGGTGAAGTCGGGGGAGACGCACGCGGTGATGGGGCCCAACGGCTCCGGCAAGTCGACCCTGTCCTACGCCATCGCCGGCCACCCCAAGTACACGGTGACCTCCGGCACCATCACGCTCGACGGCCAGGACGTGCTGGCGATGAGCATCGACGAGAGGGCGCGGGCCGGCCTGTTCCTGGCGATGCAGTACCCGGTCGAGGTGCCCGGGGTGTCGATGTCGAACTTCCTGCGCACCGCGGCCACCGCGGTCCGCGGCGAGGCGCCCAAGCTGCGGCACTGGGTCAAAGAGGTCAAGGGAGCGATGAGCGATCTCGGCATCGACCCGTCCTTCGGTGAGCGCAGTGTCAACGAGGGCTTCTCGGGCGGTGAGAAGAAGCGCCACGAGATCCTGCAGCTGGGCCTGCTCAAGCCCAAGATCGCGATCCTCGACGAGACCGATTCCGGACTCGACGTCGACGCGCTGCGCGTCGTCAGCGAAGGCGTGAATCGCTACAAAGAGACCGAGAACGGCGGCGTTCTGCTGATCACCCACTACACGCGGATCCTGCGCTACATCAAGCCGCAGTTCGTGCACGTGTTCGTCGGCGGCCGGATCATCACCTCCGGTGGCCCCGAGCTGGCCGACGAACTCGAGGAGAACGGATACGAGCGCTTCTCCCCCGCAAGCGGGAGGGACCCCCACCAGGCCGCAGCCGCCGGAGCCTGA
- the sufU gene encoding Fe-S cluster assembly sulfur transfer protein SufU, producing the protein MRLEQIYQEVILDHYKHPHHRGLREPYGAEVHHVNPTCGDEITLRVALSEDGETVTDVSYDGQGCSISQASTSVLTDQVIGQTVGDALKTVAAFSEMVSSRGRIEGDEDVLGDGIAFAGVAKYPARVKCALLGWTAFKAAVAEAHGSTSSEEN; encoded by the coding sequence ATGCGCCTGGAGCAGATCTATCAGGAAGTGATCCTCGACCATTACAAACACCCGCACCACCGCGGATTGCGGGAGCCGTACGGGGCCGAGGTCCATCACGTGAACCCCACCTGTGGCGACGAGATCACGCTGCGGGTGGCGCTGTCCGAGGACGGGGAGACCGTCACCGACGTGTCCTACGACGGGCAGGGCTGCTCGATCAGCCAGGCGTCGACGTCGGTGTTGACCGACCAGGTGATCGGGCAGACCGTCGGAGACGCGCTCAAGACGGTGGCGGCGTTCTCGGAGATGGTGTCGTCCCGCGGGCGCATCGAGGGGGACGAGGACGTGCTCGGCGACGGAATCGCGTTCGCAGGAGTGGCTAAATATCCGGCGCGGGTCAAATGCGCGCTACTGGGCTGGACAGCGTTCAAGGCCGCTGTCGCGGAAGCCCACGGGTCGACGAGTTCTGAGGAGAACTGA
- a CDS encoding cysteine desulfurase yields the protein MTAARTLDLTVLARVRDDFPILNRVMRGGNQLAYLDSGATSQKPLAVLDAEREFLLRSNGAVHRGAHQLMEEATDAYEQGREDIAEFVGADADELVFTKNATEAINLVAYALGDKRFEHAVGPGDVIVTTELEHHANLVPWQELAQRTGATLRWYGVTSEGRIDLDSLQLDDRVKVVAFSHHSNVTGAIAPVEELVTRARAVGALVLLDACQSVPHQPVDLHGLGVDFAAFSGHKMLGPTGIGVLYGRRELLDAMPPFLTGGSMIETVTMEATTYAPAPQRFEAGTPMTSQVVGLAAAARYLTELGMPAVEEHERELVAAALAGLAGIDGVRIIGPSSMEHRGSPVSFVVDGVHAHDVGQVLDDEGVAVRVGHHCAWPLHRRFGIAATARASFAVYNTVDEVDRLVAGVRRAVEFFDPAGRSEATRVSGRA from the coding sequence GTGACCGCCGCGCGGACGCTGGACCTCACCGTGCTCGCCAGGGTCAGGGACGATTTCCCGATCCTGAACCGGGTGATGCGCGGCGGGAACCAGTTGGCGTACCTGGATTCCGGGGCGACGTCGCAGAAGCCGCTGGCCGTGCTGGACGCCGAGCGGGAGTTCCTGCTGCGCTCCAACGGCGCGGTGCACCGCGGTGCGCACCAGCTGATGGAGGAGGCGACCGACGCCTACGAGCAGGGCCGCGAGGACATCGCGGAGTTCGTCGGCGCCGACGCCGACGAGCTGGTCTTCACCAAGAACGCCACCGAGGCCATCAACCTGGTGGCTTACGCGCTGGGGGACAAGCGCTTCGAGCATGCGGTAGGGCCCGGCGACGTCATCGTCACCACAGAGCTCGAACACCACGCCAACCTCGTGCCGTGGCAGGAGCTGGCCCAGCGTACCGGAGCGACCCTGCGCTGGTACGGGGTGACCTCCGAGGGCCGGATCGACCTCGATTCGCTCCAGCTCGACGACCGCGTGAAAGTCGTTGCCTTCAGCCATCATTCGAACGTGACCGGCGCGATTGCGCCCGTCGAGGAGCTCGTCACGCGGGCCCGGGCGGTCGGTGCCCTGGTGCTGCTGGACGCTTGCCAGTCCGTGCCGCATCAACCCGTCGACCTCCACGGACTCGGCGTCGACTTCGCCGCGTTCTCCGGGCACAAGATGCTGGGCCCGACCGGGATCGGTGTGCTCTACGGCCGGCGCGAACTGCTCGACGCGATGCCGCCGTTCCTGACCGGCGGGTCGATGATCGAGACCGTGACGATGGAGGCCACCACCTACGCTCCCGCACCGCAGCGCTTCGAGGCGGGCACGCCGATGACCAGCCAGGTGGTCGGATTGGCCGCTGCCGCCCGGTATCTGACCGAGCTGGGGATGCCCGCGGTCGAGGAACACGAGCGTGAGCTGGTGGCCGCGGCGCTGGCCGGGCTGGCCGGCATCGACGGTGTGCGGATCATCGGGCCGTCGTCGATGGAGCATCGCGGCTCGCCCGTGTCGTTCGTCGTCGACGGGGTGCACGCGCACGACGTGGGCCAGGTCCTCGACGACGAAGGAGTCGCGGTGCGCGTCGGTCACCACTGCGCGTGGCCGCTGCACCGCAGGTTCGGGATCGCCGCGACGGCACGGGCCTCGTTCGCGGTCTACAACACCGTCGACGAGGTGGACCGGCTGGTGGCGGGTGTGCGCCGCGCCGTCGAGTTTTTCGATCCGGCGGGCAGGAGCGAAGCGACCCGGGTTTCAGGCAGGGCGTGA
- a CDS encoding metal-sulfur cluster assembly factor has protein sequence MEPNEELLADIEEAMRDVVDPELGINVVDLGLVYGLGVEKGDTGPVALIDMTLTSAACPLTDVIEDQSRTALVGAGLVNEIKINWVWNPPWGPDKITEDGREQLRALGFTV, from the coding sequence ATGGAGCCGAACGAGGAGCTGCTCGCCGACATCGAGGAGGCGATGCGCGACGTCGTCGATCCCGAGCTCGGGATCAACGTCGTCGACCTCGGTCTGGTCTACGGCCTGGGTGTGGAGAAGGGCGACACAGGCCCGGTCGCGCTGATCGACATGACGCTCACGTCGGCCGCGTGCCCCCTGACCGACGTGATCGAGGACCAGTCCCGCACTGCGCTGGTCGGCGCCGGGTTGGTCAACGAGATCAAGATCAACTGGGTGTGGAACCCGCCGTGGGGACCGGACAAGATCACCGAGGACGGCCGCGAACAGCTGAGGGCGCTGGGCTTCACGGTCTGA